A window of the Henckelia pumila isolate YLH828 chromosome 3, ASM3356847v2, whole genome shotgun sequence genome harbors these coding sequences:
- the LOC140889979 gene encoding uncharacterized protein has protein sequence MSFHGERGNCLGHKVSEVGVEVDRAKLEVIEKLPPPMNLKGIRSFLGHAFQILKQKLTTALVIVEPDWNLPFELMCDASDTALGAVLGQKSDKVLHVIYYTSITLSAAQLNYATTEKELLAVVFALDKCIPAEEVSPILSHCHTGPTGGHFDAGRTAAKVLQSGFYWPSMFKDAYTYVLACDACQKMDFMGPFPVSEGNKYILVAVDYVSKWVEALACRTNDSRQFEKLLTKYGVTHKVATPYHPQTSGQVEISNRELKRIMEKTAIGEERLLQLNKLEELWLEAYENARIYKEKTKKWHDQRIVSREFEIISLFECTAPTRGSLLARAQAYSPVRQKENAC, from the exons atgtcatttcATGGTGAAAGAGGGAATTGTTTAGGACATAAGGTATCCGAAGTAGGTGTGGAGGTGGACAGagcaaaacttgaagtaattgaaaaacttccacctcccATGAATTTGAAAGGAATTCGAAGTTTTCTTGGGCAT gcctttcaaattttgaagcaaAAATTAACAACTGCACTAGTGATAGTAGAGCCTGATTGGAATCTGCCGTTTGAAttgatgtgtgacgccagtgataCTGCATTGGGAGCCGTGCTTGGACAAAAGAGTGACAAAgtacttcatgtgatttactacactagtatcaccctgtcagccGCTCAACTGAATTAcgcaacaactgaaaaagagcttctcgcagtcgtgtttgccttggaCAA GTGTATTCCAGCGGAGGAGGTAAGCCCTATACTCTCACACTGTCACACAGgtccgactggaggtcacttcgACGCGGGTCGTACCGCTGCTAAAGTActtcagtcgggattttattggccttcaatGTTTAAGGATGCGTATACCTATGTACTTGCATGTGATGCTTGTCAGAAAATGG atttcatgggaccgtttCCTGTGTCTGAAGGTAACAAGTATATTTTGGTtgcggtcgattatgtgtctaaatGGGTTGAAGCACTGGCTTGTAGGACGAATGACTCTAGG CAATTTGAGAAGCTTTTGACAAAGTATGGGGTCACTCAtaaggtggcaacaccttatcatccccagactagtgggcaagttgaaATTTCTAATAGGGAGTTGAAAAGAATTATGGAGAAAACT gCTATAGGTGAAGAACGGTTGCTACAATTGAATAAACTTGAAGAGCTTTGGTTGGAGGCCTATGAAAATGCCAGAATCTACAAAGAAAAGACCAAGAAGTGGCATGATCAGCGCATTGTCTCACGTGAGTTCGAG ATAATTAGTCTGTTCGAATGCACTGCGCCCACGCGAGGGTCTCTCCTCGCGCGCGCACAGGCTTACTCTCCAGTGAGGCAAAAGGAAAACgcatgttag